In Marinobacter salinisoli, the DNA window CGCAGGTTGAAGAACAGTTTGCGCTGAGCCTTGGTGGTCGCCACTTTGACGATCCGCCAGTTACGTAGAATGAATTCGTGGATTTCTGCCTTGATCCAGTGCACCGCAAACGACACCAGACGCACCCCGTATTCCGGGTTAAAGCGTTTCACGGCTTTCATGAGCCCGACGTTGCCTTCCTGAATCAGATCGGACTGGGCCAGACCATAGCCTGAGTAGCTGCGCGCAATGTGAATCACGAAACGCAGGTGAGACATGACGAGCTGACGGGCAGCTTCCACATCACCTTCGTAATGCAGTTTCTCTGCCAGCTCGCGTTCTTCATCCACTGACAGCACCGGAATGCTCGATACAGCCTGGATGTAAGACTCGAGATTTGCACCTGGAACCAGTTTGTCGACCAGCTGTAAACTCGTACCCATTCTTTACCCTCCGAACCAGACAGCCGAATAATATAACAACTCATTTTTCGACCGCCAAGAACCTGAAAAGTTCCCGACCCACCCGTAAAAAATTCAGGAAATCATATACCTGAGGGGATCGACTTGGTTTTGGCTGCCTTCGACACTACGCGACGAACCCGAGCTGATTCAATACGGTTTTTCCGTTATCGGGATCATCCGCCGGCAATTTCTCCCGGCTCAATGTCGTCCAAATGACGCTTAACAGCCAGCCAGGCTCCTAGCCAGCCTAGCAGCATCGCGGCAATTATCAACGTGACGCCACCGGCAACACCAAGCCCCGAAAGCACGAAATCAGTCTGGTACAACTTTGCCAGACGCTCGATGGGCCCGCTCAGCCACCACAGCGACAACTCCAGAACAAGCCAGGCCAGAATCCCGCCACCCAGGCCAAACCAGGCGCCGGTGTACAGGAAGGGCCGGCGCACAAAGGCATCGGTACCCCCAACCAGTTTGGCCACCAGTATTTCGTCCCGGCGGTTCTCAATGGCGAGGCGAACGGTGTTGCCGATCACCAACACCACGACCGTGGCCAGCAACAGCGACAACACCCAGACCGCGCGCACCAGCAAATCGGTCACCGCATTCAGGCGCTGAAGCCACCCCAGGTCCACCTGGACACGTTCAATGCCTTCGATAGCCTCAATAAACCGGATCAGCCCCTGCATGCCCGCCTCGGAGCGAGCAGCCACTTCCGGGGTAATCAACAGGGTGTGCGGCAGCGGGTTTTCGCCCAGGTAATCCAGCGCATCCTCGAGCCCGGACGATGCCCGGAACTCGCTGAAGGCCTGGTCACGACTCACCAGTTCGATGTCGTACACCCGACCGTCCATTTCCACCCGTTCGACGACGGCCTCAGCATCATCCAGCGGCACATCCAGCTCGAGATAGGCGGTCAATCTCGCGCTGCTGTCCCAACCGGCACTGACGCCTTCGAGACTGCTCAATAGAAGAAGTAATGCCATGGGCAGGGCCAGGGCCACGCCAATCACCGCCCAGGTCATCATGCTGGCAACCGGGCTGCGCCACATGCGTTCCGCACTGTTTTTGGCGACCGTCCGATGGTGGTTGACGTAACCTTCCATCAACTGGCGCCAGGCGGATTTCGATGCCCTGGCACCGCGGGCTGTCTCGGCTTTGCGCGGGGAATCAGAGGCCACGGGCACCCCCCTGGAATGGCGAGCCGCCTGAAACCAAGCGGCCGTGATCAAGCGTCAGCGTCCGGTGCCCCAACTCATTGATCAGGGCGATATCGTGGGTGGCAATCAACACCGTTACGCCCACCTGGCTGAACTGACTGAACAGATTCATGATGTCGGCCGACAACTCAGGGTCCAGGTTACCGGTTGGCTCGTCCGCCAACAAAACGGGCGGTTTGTTCACCACCGCCCGGGCAATGCCCACCCGCTGCTGTTCACCGCCAGAGAGCTGCACGGGATTCATCTTTTCCTTGCTCAGCAGGCCAACTTTATCGAGCGCCGCACGAACCCGGCGACCGGCTTCTTTCGGGGGCACACCCATGACCTCCAGCGGCATGGCCACGTTGTCGTAAACCGTGCGGTCAAACAACAGCTGGTGATTCTGGAACACCACGCCAATATGACGGCGGATGTAGGGAATCTGCCGCCTGGGAAGGCGATTCAGAAGCTGCCCACCCACGACGAGTTCGCCAGCACTGGGGCGCTCCATCACCATGATGAGTTTCAGCAGGGTACTTTTGCCGGCACCGGAATGACCGGTCAGAAACGCCAGCTCGCCGCGATCCAGCGCGAAATTCACCTGAGCCAGGGCGGTGTGGTCACTATCGTAGCGTTTGGTAACCTGACGAAACTCAATCATGGGCGGCTACTGCTCCAAAAAAGCCGACGTTTAATCAAACAGCGCTTCCACAAAGGTTTCGGCGTCAAAACTCCGCAGGTCATCCACCTGCTCGCCCACGCCGATAAAGCGGATCGGAAGCTGCAACTGACGGGCAATGGCAAATACGATACCGCCTTTTGCGGTGCCGTCCAGTTTCGTCAACGTAATCCCGCTGACGCCGACGGCCTGCTGGAACACCTGAGCCTGACTCAGGGCGTTCTGCCCGGTACCGGCATCCAGCACCAGCATCACTTCGTGGGGCGCGGATTCATCCAGCTTTTTCATCACCCGCACGACCTTGGCCAGCTCGTTCATCAGGTTGTCTTTATTCTGCAGACGCCCGGCCGTGTCTGCGATTACCACATCGGTGCCCCGCGACTGGGCTGACTGAATGGCATCGAAAATCACCGAGGCGCTGTCCGCCCCCGTCTGCTGGGCGATGACGGGCACATCGTTTCGCTCACCCCAGACCTGCAGTTGTTCTACCGCCGCAGCACGGAAAGTATCGCCGGCCGCCAGCATGACCGATTTGCCGTCATCCTGAAATTTCTTGGTCAACTTGCCGATGGTGGTCGTCTTGCCGACCCCGTTCACACCGACCATCAGGATCACGTAAGGCTTCTTGCTACTGTCAATGGCCAGCGGCTGGGTTACGCCCTCCAACAAACCCCGGAGTTCACCCTGCAGTGCCTGGCGCAGCGCCTGCCCGTCTTTGAGCTGATTGCGCTCCAGTTTGTCCGTGAGTGACTCGATGATTTCAGAGGTGGCCGTTACACCCACGTCTGCCGTCAGCAGGGAGGTTTCGATGTCTTCCAGCAAATCCTCATCGATTTTTTTGCCGACGGAGAACAGGTCCGCCAGACCACCGGTCAGACTTGCCCGGGTTTTCCCCAGGCCCTGCTTGATGCGTTCCAAAACGCTGACCTGAGGTTCTGGCTGCGGCTCTGGCTTCGACACGGGCGCGGGTGCAGGCTCAACCGCCGCGGGCGCTTCAGGTTCTGCGGGTGCAGCCTCGGCGGGAGACGGAGCTTCCTCAACCGGCGCTTTTTTCGCCGGCTCTGAGGGCTCAACGCCTTTTGAAACTTCGGGTTCGCGCTGGATTACCTGTTTCGGGCGTGGCACCCGGCGACGATTGCCAGCAATATCCAGGACAAAAATAAGGACAAGAAGGGCCAGGAGGCCGACTGAAATCCATTCTGCCGTCATAAAGTCATACCATCATTCTGAATGGGCGGGACAACGAAAGGCCGTATTCTAACAGACTGTTCCGGCCAAGTGGGCGGGCAGGCATTATCACCCGAGGCTGGCTTTCCGCTACCATTTGCCGGCCAAGACGATGCAACCAACCGCAGGAGTGAACCCAGCATGGCGCCCAGAAAACCGGCCCGCCCCCAGCGCGGAACCAGTCGTGGTCACAGCAAAGTGAGCTCCCGAAACGGCGGCGCCCAGGGCGAACTGAGAATCATCGGCGGCGACTGGCGTAGCCGGAAGGTTCGCTTTCCGGACGCCGGTGGCGTTCGACCAACCCCGGCCAGGACTCGGGAAACCCTGTTCAACTGGCTGAACTATCAACTGGCTGGCAGCAGGTGCCTGGATCTGTTTGCAGGCTCCGGCGCCTTGGGGCTGGAGGCGCTGTCCCGCGGCGCGGGAAGCGCAACCTTCGTGGATCACACGCCGACCCTCACCCAGGCGCTGAGAAGCAATCTGCGCGCTCTGGAGGCAACGTCGGCGGAGGTGGTGTGCGCAAAGGTGGATGACTATCTGAATCAGCCGGCCCAACGGGCCTTTGACATCGTGTTCATGGACCCGCCGTTCCGCCAGGGCTGGCTGGAAAAACTGTTCCCGATGCTACACGAGCAGGGCTGGGTCAAACCGGGTAGCTGGGTCTATGTCGAGCATGAAAGCGAACTCACCACGCCGTCGACACCAGAGGGCTGGCACCTGCACCGGCAGAAGAGCGCCGGGCAGGTGAGTTACAACCTGTATCAGGTTCAGAGCGCGGGCCGCAGCGAGTAGGCCCGCAGGTGTGCGGCAAACTCTTCCAGATAACGGATACCGCTGGCTTCCGCTTCCTTGCACCACTGCATCAGTGCCTGCAGCTTTTCCTGAGGCTTAAGCCCTCGCTGACGCCAGAGCGCCTGCAGCTCGTGGCTCTTGTCGTAAATCTGGCGCAGGATATCGTGCTTCTCGAGCGCGGTCTCAAGGGTCTCCTGCTCCCGGGGGTGGATCAGCGACACTTCTTTCGACAGCAGCCGACGTAGCTTGCGATAGCGGGGACGGATGCCCTCATCCATTAACGCCTTTTGCTGGCGCAACACGGGCTCCATCACACGCTTGCGATACTGACGCATAATGTCGAACCGATTGTTGGCGATCGCCTGAACAGTTTCCACATCCACGTCCTGCTTACCCGGAACGTGGTGGGCAATCGGCCGATAGCCTTTCGGTTTGGCCAGACCGAACAACTGAAACAGCCGGATGTAACCCCAGCCGATATCCACTTCGTACCAGCGCCGGGACAGTTTCGACGAGTTGGGATAGGTGTGGTGATTGTTGTGCAGCTCTTCGCCGCCAATCAGTAACCCCCAGGGTGAAATATTGCGGGCGTTATCGGCACATTCGAAGTTGCGATAGCCAAACCAGTGACCCAACCCGTTTATAACGCCAGCCGCCCACACCGGCATCCACATCATCTGCAGCGCCCACATCCAGATGCCATGGACTCCGAACAGAGCCAGGTCGATCACCGCCATCAACACAACACCAAGGCCCTTGTGCCGGCTGTAGACGTTGCGCTCGACCCAGTCCTCGGGGGTGCGCTGCCCATACCGCTCCAGAGTTTCCGGTGTCGCGGCGTCGGCGTAGAGTTCCGCGCCTTCCAGCAGTACTTTCTTGATACCCAGCACCACCGGACTGTGGGGATCGTCTTCGGTTTCGCACTTGGCGTGATGCTTTCGGTGGATGGCCGTCCACTCTTTGGTGTTCTGGGCCGTGGTCAGCCACAACCAGAACCGGAAAAAATGCTTCAGCACCGGATGCAGATCCAGTGAATTGTGAGCCGAATGGCGGTGCAGATAGAGCGTGACACTGATGATGGTGACGTGGGTCATCCCCAGCAGCACCAAAATCATCTGCATTACCGACAGATCCAGCAGTCCGTTAAAACCCATAACTATTCCTCAATCATCAATCAATGGCCGGTCGACCGCTGTCTCAAAACGCTGACCTGATCTTCAGGCGCATACGGTCACCGAACCAACCGGGCCACTCTAGCGTACAGGTGTTCGCCGTAACAACCGAAGTTGGACGTCGTTTTGTTACCGAATACACTCATTACTTTCACTCTGTGACCGTTGTCATACTGCCAGTCACCAATCACATCCCGGAGACCCACCCGTGCCCGAGTTGCCCGAAGTCGAAACGACGCGACAAGGCATTGCGCCGCACTGCGAAGGCCAGATCATCAGCCATGTGACGGTCCGCAACCCAAACCTCCGCTGGCCGGTTCCGGATGACCTCGCCGCGCGGCTCACTGGCAAACGTATCAAGCATGTGGATCGCCGCGCCAAGTACTTGCTCATTCACCTGGAAGAGGGTGCGGTCATCGTCCACCTGGGTATGTCAGGCAGCCTCCGTATCATTACCGGGGACACGCCGCCACTTACCCATGACCATATAGACATGGTACTCCATTCCGGCACCGTCGTCCGATTCAATGACCCGCGGCGCTTCGGCTGCTGGCTGTGGGCCGATTCACCCGAAACCCATCCGCTGATCGCACACCTGGGCCCAGAACCGCTGTCCCCGGCGTTCAGCGGCGACCTTCTGTTCCAGCGCTCGAGGGGAAAACGCACGCCGATCAAGAGCTTTATCATGGACAATCATGTGGTGGTGGGGGTCGGAAACATCTACGCCAATGAAGCCCTGTTCAAGGCCGGCATTCACCCGAAACGGCACGCCGGCCGCATCAGCCTTGATCGCTATCGCAAGCTGGCCGAGGCTATCCGGGAAACCCTGAGCGCCGCCATCCTGATGGGCGGCACCACCCTGCGTGACTTCGTCAACAGCGATGGCAAGCCGGGCTATTTTGCTCAGGTGTTGCTGGTGTACGGCCGAACCGGCTCGCCCTGCACCCAGTGCAGCACCCCGCTGAAGGAGATCCGGATGAACAATCGATCGACGGTTTACTGTCCTCGCTGCCAACGCTGAGACACCGGCGGACAGACACAGTTTGCTACGTAAAAGTCTTTGAAAATACTGAAATATGCTTCATAGTTAAGCGTGGAATCGGGGCTGTAATGTGCACTATCCAAGGCACCCAGAATGCCCCATCCGGCACAGCCGGGTCGTTGGGCCGAAACGTTGAGGAGACCAAGTAAAATGACACAAAAACTATCTCGCACTCTCATCGCCACTTTGGCTGCCTGCCTGCTGGCTTTTTCATCCATCGGCCACGCCCGCTCCGTTGAGGAATCACCCTCGGCCCTGGCGATGACCGGAGACGCACTGTTTGCCCGCCCGGTTCTTTTTGCCACCACCCTGGTCGGCGGCGCGGTTTATCTGGTCTCCCTACCTTTCTCTTTACTGGGCGGCAATGCCGCGGAAGCCGGTGAAACCCTGGTTCTGGGCCCGGCCCGCGCAACCTTCGTTCGCTGCCTGGGCTGTACGCGCTCCGGGCGCAAAGAGGAGCCGGCAAGCTACGCCGCCAATTAATAAGCCGCACGCACGCGTCCGTATTATCCCAACTTGTAACCACAAGGGATCTTGGGCAGCCTGAAGCAAATCCTTCAGGCTGCTTTTGTTTATGGTCAACTGGTCTTCTCTGAACACGGTGTTCCTGGACATGGACGGGACGCTGCTGGATCTGCACTTCGATACCCATTTCTGGCTTGAACACCTGCCCCAGCGCTATGCCGAACGCTACGCACTTGCCCCGCAGCAAGCCAAGGAACGACTGATCCCGATGATCATGGCGGAGCGCGGCTCGCTGAACTGGTATTGCACCGATTACTGGAGCAACCGGCTCGACATGGACATCACTGCGCTGAAAGCGGAGGTGGCTGAACGCATTGGCTACCGACCGCACGTGGTCGACTTTCTCAACGCCCTCAGAGACGCCCGGCTTCGCTCGGTGATCGTCACCAACTGCCACCCCGATCCTCTGCGTCTCAAGCTTGAGCGCACTGGGCTGGACCAGCATGTCGAGACCATTGTCTCCAGCCATGATTTCGGCAAAGCGAAAGAGAACTCCGGGTTCTGGCAGGATCTCCAGCAAACCGTATCTTACAATCCGGCCGAAACACTGATGGTCGATGACAGCTTCCCGGTACTGGAAAGCGCCCGCAGGGCCGGCATTGGACAGTGCCTGGCAATCCTGGCGCCGGATAGCCAGCAAGCCCCTAACGAGGGTCACTCCGACATTCCCGGCATTCATCATTTCGATGAGGTACTGCCTGCACTGAAAGAACAGCTGGCTCTGCAATCAAAGCAGTGAGCAGGTTATAATTCGGGCATTACCCCATCAGGTGAGGAGACATGGCGGCAACGGCTGACGACCAACGGGTCCGACTCGACAAATGGCTTTGGGCGGCGAGATTCTACAAAACGCGCTCGCTTGCCAAGGAAGCCATCGAGGGCGGCAAAGTCCATTACAACAACCAACGCAGCAAACCCGGCAAACTGGTTGAAACCGGAGCGCGGGTTACCCTGCGCCTGGGCTGGATGGAAAAGGTCGTGATCATTGATGACATCAGCGACCGCCGTCGTGGCGCCCCGGAAGCACAAAAGCTCTACCACGAGACCGAAGACAGCGTGAAAAAACGCGAGGATCTCGCCTGGCAGCGCAAAACCATGCAGGCCGCCCAGCTCCCGCCGGCCCGTCGCCCGTCCAAGAAGGACCGCCGGGACATCCAGCGATTCCGCGAACAGAACAACCTTTGACTGCCGACAGTGCGCTGGCCAACGGGCCGGCCGCCGGCCCCCACATTACGCAGCCTTTCCAGGAGACAAACCATGGCATCTCGCGACCAATTCCAGCGCTTTATCTTTGAGGACAGCCAAGTCCGCGGCGCCTGGGTGCAGCTTGGCGAAAGCTTTCGCGAAATCGGCAGCCAGGCCCCCTACCCCGACTCCGTTCGGACTCTGTTGGGTGAGGCCCTGGTGGCCAGTGTGCTGATGAGCAGCACACTCAAGTTCGAGGGCACGCTTTCTCTTCAGGCCCAGGGCAAGGGCCCACTCAGTACCCTGATGGCCGAATGCTCCCATGACCGCTACATTCGCGGGCTGGCTCGCTTCGATGAGCAGGCGATGGGCGAAGAGG includes these proteins:
- the mutM gene encoding bifunctional DNA-formamidopyrimidine glycosylase/DNA-(apurinic or apyrimidinic site) lyase — translated: MPELPEVETTRQGIAPHCEGQIISHVTVRNPNLRWPVPDDLAARLTGKRIKHVDRRAKYLLIHLEEGAVIVHLGMSGSLRIITGDTPPLTHDHIDMVLHSGTVVRFNDPRRFGCWLWADSPETHPLIAHLGPEPLSPAFSGDLLFQRSRGKRTPIKSFIMDNHVVVGVGNIYANEALFKAGIHPKRHAGRISLDRYRKLAEAIRETLSAAILMGGTTLRDFVNSDGKPGYFAQVLLVYGRTGSPCTQCSTPLKEIRMNNRSTVYCPRCQR
- the rsmD gene encoding 16S rRNA (guanine(966)-N(2))-methyltransferase RsmD codes for the protein MAPRKPARPQRGTSRGHSKVSSRNGGAQGELRIIGGDWRSRKVRFPDAGGVRPTPARTRETLFNWLNYQLAGSRCLDLFAGSGALGLEALSRGAGSATFVDHTPTLTQALRSNLRALEATSAEVVCAKVDDYLNQPAQRAFDIVFMDPPFRQGWLEKLFPMLHEQGWVKPGSWVYVEHESELTTPSTPEGWHLHRQKSAGQVSYNLYQVQSAGRSE
- the ftsX gene encoding permease-like cell division protein FtsX, which codes for MASDSPRKAETARGARASKSAWRQLMEGYVNHHRTVAKNSAERMWRSPVASMMTWAVIGVALALPMALLLLLSSLEGVSAGWDSSARLTAYLELDVPLDDAEAVVERVEMDGRVYDIELVSRDQAFSEFRASSGLEDALDYLGENPLPHTLLITPEVAARSEAGMQGLIRFIEAIEGIERVQVDLGWLQRLNAVTDLLVRAVWVLSLLLATVVVLVIGNTVRLAIENRRDEILVAKLVGGTDAFVRRPFLYTGAWFGLGGGILAWLVLELSLWWLSGPIERLAKLYQTDFVLSGLGVAGGVTLIIAAMLLGWLGAWLAVKRHLDDIEPGEIAGG
- the ftsE gene encoding cell division ATP-binding protein FtsE, with amino-acid sequence MIEFRQVTKRYDSDHTALAQVNFALDRGELAFLTGHSGAGKSTLLKLIMVMERPSAGELVVGGQLLNRLPRRQIPYIRRHIGVVFQNHQLLFDRTVYDNVAMPLEVMGVPPKEAGRRVRAALDKVGLLSKEKMNPVQLSGGEQQRVGIARAVVNKPPVLLADEPTGNLDPELSADIMNLFSQFSQVGVTVLIATHDIALINELGHRTLTLDHGRLVSGGSPFQGGARGL
- the hslR gene encoding ribosome-associated heat shock protein Hsp15; translation: MAATADDQRVRLDKWLWAARFYKTRSLAKEAIEGGKVHYNNQRSKPGKLVETGARVTLRLGWMEKVVIIDDISDRRRGAPEAQKLYHETEDSVKKREDLAWQRKTMQAAQLPPARRPSKKDRRDIQRFREQNNL
- the ftsY gene encoding signal recognition particle-docking protein FtsY, with the translated sequence MTAEWISVGLLALLVLIFVLDIAGNRRRVPRPKQVIQREPEVSKGVEPSEPAKKAPVEEAPSPAEAAPAEPEAPAAVEPAPAPVSKPEPQPEPQVSVLERIKQGLGKTRASLTGGLADLFSVGKKIDEDLLEDIETSLLTADVGVTATSEIIESLTDKLERNQLKDGQALRQALQGELRGLLEGVTQPLAIDSSKKPYVILMVGVNGVGKTTTIGKLTKKFQDDGKSVMLAAGDTFRAAAVEQLQVWGERNDVPVIAQQTGADSASVIFDAIQSAQSRGTDVVIADTAGRLQNKDNLMNELAKVVRVMKKLDESAPHEVMLVLDAGTGQNALSQAQVFQQAVGVSGITLTKLDGTAKGGIVFAIARQLQLPIRFIGVGEQVDDLRSFDAETFVEALFD
- the yrfG gene encoding GMP/IMP nucleotidase; translation: MVNWSSLNTVFLDMDGTLLDLHFDTHFWLEHLPQRYAERYALAPQQAKERLIPMIMAERGSLNWYCTDYWSNRLDMDITALKAEVAERIGYRPHVVDFLNALRDARLRSVIVTNCHPDPLRLKLERTGLDQHVETIVSSHDFGKAKENSGFWQDLQQTVSYNPAETLMVDDSFPVLESARRAGIGQCLAILAPDSQQAPNEGHSDIPGIHHFDEVLPALKEQLALQSKQ
- a CDS encoding DesA family fatty acid desaturase, which codes for MGFNGLLDLSVMQMILVLLGMTHVTIISVTLYLHRHSAHNSLDLHPVLKHFFRFWLWLTTAQNTKEWTAIHRKHHAKCETEDDPHSPVVLGIKKVLLEGAELYADAATPETLERYGQRTPEDWVERNVYSRHKGLGVVLMAVIDLALFGVHGIWMWALQMMWMPVWAAGVINGLGHWFGYRNFECADNARNISPWGLLIGGEELHNNHHTYPNSSKLSRRWYEVDIGWGYIRLFQLFGLAKPKGYRPIAHHVPGKQDVDVETVQAIANNRFDIMRQYRKRVMEPVLRQQKALMDEGIRPRYRKLRRLLSKEVSLIHPREQETLETALEKHDILRQIYDKSHELQALWRQRGLKPQEKLQALMQWCKEAEASGIRYLEEFAAHLRAYSLRPAL